From Desulfonatronum thiodismutans, a single genomic window includes:
- a CDS encoding CheR family methyltransferase — protein sequence MLGTMKERDFRRLSEFVQKKCGIKMPPSKKTMMEARLQRRLRALNLTEYHDYCEYVFSPQGTESEIPHLIDALSTNTTSFFREPHHFQYLTSTILPTWWQRFSHARELAVWSAGCSSGEEPYTLTMVLAEFQEQNPLFRWFILATDINTQVLERAAKGIYPDDKLHSIPRALHQKYLLRSKDRTKKLIRIIPGLREKIRFRRLNFMERFSFREPMDIIFCRNVMIYFERDVQERLIRNFLEHLHPWGHLIIGHSESLAGMDLGLIQVAPTVYRKA from the coding sequence ATGCTGGGAACCATGAAGGAACGCGATTTCCGACGGCTCAGTGAATTCGTGCAAAAAAAGTGTGGCATCAAGATGCCGCCGAGCAAAAAGACGATGATGGAAGCCCGGTTGCAGCGGCGCCTTCGGGCGTTGAATTTAACCGAGTACCATGACTACTGCGAATACGTCTTCAGCCCTCAAGGGACGGAGAGCGAGATCCCTCACCTGATCGACGCCTTAAGCACCAACACCACCAGTTTTTTTCGTGAACCGCACCACTTCCAATACCTGACCTCCACGATTTTGCCGACTTGGTGGCAACGCTTCAGTCATGCCCGGGAGTTGGCGGTCTGGAGCGCGGGATGTTCCTCTGGGGAGGAGCCGTACACATTGACCATGGTCCTGGCCGAGTTCCAGGAACAGAATCCGCTTTTTCGCTGGTTTATCCTGGCCACGGACATCAATACCCAGGTGCTGGAACGAGCGGCCAAAGGCATTTATCCGGACGACAAGCTCCATTCCATCCCCAGGGCTTTACATCAAAAGTATCTGTTGCGAAGCAAGGACCGAACCAAGAAACTGATCCGGATCATCCCCGGATTACGTGAAAAGATTCGATTTCGTCGCCTGAACTTCATGGAGCGGTTCAGTTTTCGCGAACCCATGGACATCATTTTTTGTCGCAACGTGATGATCTATTTCGAGCGGGACGTCCAGGAGCGTCTGATCCGCAACTTTCTGGAACATTTGCACCCCTGGGGGCACTTGATCATCGGCCACTCGGAAAGCCTCGCCGGGATGGATCTCGGTCTGATTCAGGTGGCGCCGACGGTGTATCGCAAGGCGTAG
- a CDS encoding rubrerythrin family protein, whose translation MSKTMNNLKEAFAGESQANRKYLAFAKQADKEGHPQVARLFRAVAEAETVHAHAHFKLMGGIGTTEENLKEALSGETHEFTKMYPEMIADAQEEGQKAVERGFHFANEVEKIHAGLYEKALQNLGKQAETDVHVCSVCGYTIEGDAPEKCPVCNAAKKAFFKVD comes from the coding sequence ATGTCCAAGACCATGAACAATCTCAAGGAAGCCTTTGCCGGTGAATCCCAGGCCAACCGGAAATACCTGGCTTTTGCCAAGCAAGCCGACAAGGAAGGTCATCCCCAGGTAGCCCGTTTATTTCGAGCCGTGGCTGAGGCGGAAACCGTTCACGCACACGCCCACTTCAAGCTGATGGGCGGCATCGGCACCACTGAGGAAAATCTAAAGGAGGCACTCAGCGGAGAAACTCACGAGTTCACGAAAATGTACCCGGAAATGATCGCCGATGCCCAGGAGGAAGGTCAGAAGGCCGTGGAACGCGGCTTTCATTTCGCCAATGAAGTGGAGAAAATTCACGCCGGCCTCTACGAAAAAGCCCTTCAGAATCTGGGCAAACAGGCCGAGACCGACGTCCATGTCTGTAGCGTCTGCGGCTATACGATTGAAGGTGATGCTCCGGAAAAATGTCCGGTCTGCAACGCCGCGAAAAAGGCGTTTTTCAAGGTCGACTAG
- a CDS encoding aldehyde ferredoxin oxidoreductase C-terminal domain-containing protein: protein MTDTAFRVCIVHLDRDKGEIISFGDKNVHIGGSGLAAALFETYGLPEEPWSHPDQPLIFAIGCLTGYFPLMSKVVCGFKSPHHDQYAESHAGGRLALAIRFAGYDAVVLRGRAELPVAVHVGSKIIETKDANYLWGANALTTGRVIRRAFPGASGHRSILRIGPAGETLSAYACINVDTFRHFGRLGAGSVMGAKHVKALVISGDGDLELPGADTKAYAKLFKKVHDDMTATEMMSKYHNLGTPGNVAPLNALKSLPIRNLTQTTDPEVDGISGETFAKDLLVRNTACAGCPVGCIHVGMLREQFQDEHRFQIRQVAYDYELIFALGSMLGVMNASDCLALMDEVEKEGLDAMSTGVALAWATEAYQKGLLTREQVEEELVFGDTAAYREAIWCLGHAKNEFYADLAKGVAHAASKYGGEDFACVLGQEMAGYATGETFFASQALSFRHSHLDTGAYGYDQKKHDKDPEKATRYFVEDERERVLLTSLVSCLFARGVYKKSLLAECLKVVGLPELAENMDKAAEEMQRLRWRMRLATGYEPEKTTIPKRFLEVETWAGKMDPKYLENLRQSYTKAIRELGAPLPPKEEEEA, encoded by the coding sequence ATGACTGATACCGCGTTTCGTGTCTGCATCGTTCACCTGGACCGAGACAAAGGCGAAATCATCTCCTTTGGCGACAAGAACGTCCATATCGGCGGCAGTGGTTTGGCCGCGGCCTTGTTTGAAACGTACGGCCTGCCGGAGGAACCTTGGTCTCACCCGGACCAGCCCCTGATCTTCGCCATCGGTTGCCTGACCGGCTATTTTCCGCTGATGTCCAAGGTCGTCTGCGGATTCAAATCGCCCCATCACGACCAGTACGCCGAATCCCACGCCGGCGGTCGGCTGGCCCTGGCCATACGCTTTGCCGGATACGACGCCGTGGTGCTGCGCGGCCGGGCCGAATTGCCCGTGGCCGTGCATGTGGGCTCCAAAATCATCGAAACCAAGGATGCCAATTATCTCTGGGGCGCCAACGCCCTGACCACGGGCCGTGTGATCCGCAGGGCCTTTCCCGGCGCTTCCGGCCACCGCAGCATCCTGCGCATCGGCCCGGCCGGAGAAACATTGTCCGCCTATGCCTGCATCAACGTGGACACCTTCCGTCACTTCGGGCGACTGGGCGCGGGATCGGTCATGGGCGCAAAGCACGTCAAGGCCCTGGTGATCTCCGGGGACGGGGACCTGGAATTGCCTGGCGCGGATACCAAGGCCTATGCCAAGCTGTTCAAGAAAGTCCATGACGACATGACCGCCACGGAAATGATGAGCAAGTACCACAACCTGGGCACCCCTGGAAACGTGGCCCCGCTCAACGCGCTCAAGTCCCTGCCCATCCGCAACCTGACCCAAACCACGGATCCCGAAGTGGACGGTATTTCCGGCGAAACCTTTGCCAAGGACCTGCTGGTCCGCAACACCGCCTGCGCCGGTTGCCCGGTGGGCTGCATCCACGTGGGCATGCTCCGGGAGCAGTTCCAGGACGAACACCGGTTCCAGATTCGCCAAGTGGCCTACGACTATGAACTGATCTTCGCTCTGGGGTCGATGCTCGGCGTGATGAATGCGTCCGACTGCCTGGCTCTGATGGACGAAGTGGAAAAGGAGGGACTGGACGCCATGAGCACCGGCGTGGCCTTGGCCTGGGCCACGGAGGCGTATCAGAAAGGCCTTTTGACCAGGGAACAGGTAGAGGAGGAGCTGGTTTTCGGCGATACCGCGGCCTACAGGGAAGCCATCTGGTGCCTGGGCCACGCCAAGAACGAATTCTACGCGGACTTGGCCAAAGGCGTGGCTCACGCCGCATCAAAATACGGCGGCGAGGATTTTGCCTGCGTTCTGGGTCAGGAAATGGCCGGATACGCCACCGGAGAGACCTTCTTTGCCTCCCAGGCCCTATCCTTCCGCCATTCCCACCTGGATACCGGAGCCTATGGATACGACCAGAAAAAACACGACAAGGACCCGGAAAAGGCCACCCGCTATTTCGTGGAGGATGAACGGGAACGTGTCTTGTTGACCTCCCTGGTCTCCTGCCTCTTTGCCCGGGGGGTCTACAAAAAGTCGCTTCTGGCCGAATGCCTGAAGGTCGTCGGCCTGCCCGAACTGGCCGAGAATATGGACAAGGCCGCCGAGGAAATGCAGCGCCTGCGCTGGCGGATGCGCCTGGCCACGGGATATGAACCGGAAAAGACTACTATTCCGAAGCGATTTCTAGAGGTGGAAACCTGGGCCGGCAAGATGGACCCCAAGTACCTGGAAAACCTGCGCCAATCCTACACCAAGGCTATCCGGGAACTGGGAGCGCCGCTTCCGCCCAAGGAAGAGGAGGAGGCGTAA
- a CDS encoding 4Fe-4S dicluster domain-containing protein gives MKILRASRMDRCIGCHSCSLACARQVHKKLSWSMAGIRIKSSGGITTGFEARLCLACDPAPCVKACPTGAFSQRKGGGVIVKMKLCIQCGKCAPACPVDAVYLDEKAQPYVCIHCGRCVEFCPHDCLEMRQKQEHVRRGGGAND, from the coding sequence ATGAAGATTCTGCGTGCATCACGCATGGACCGATGCATCGGTTGTCACTCCTGCTCTTTGGCCTGCGCGAGGCAGGTGCATAAGAAGCTCTCCTGGAGCATGGCCGGCATCCGTATCAAATCCAGCGGCGGCATTACCACCGGCTTCGAAGCCAGGCTCTGTCTGGCTTGCGACCCGGCTCCCTGCGTCAAGGCTTGTCCAACCGGCGCTTTTTCCCAGCGTAAAGGCGGCGGTGTAATCGTAAAAATGAAGCTGTGCATTCAGTGTGGCAAATGTGCTCCAGCCTGTCCGGTGGACGCCGTCTATCTGGATGAGAAGGCACAGCCGTACGTATGCATTCATTGCGGCCGGTGCGTGGAGTTCTGCCCCCACGACTGTCTGGAAATGCGTCAAAAACAAGAACATGTCCGTCGGGGAGGTGGCGCTAATGACTGA
- a CDS encoding response regulator transcription factor, whose product MPQSSPPISNLSQRQREILELIRLGKSNNEIAFELGIGLGTVKQHVVALFRKLKVSRRTMALSRGHEQASLLSQAMSFSPSEIILQRRPCIVLSLTMQTGSPESLRTMKTAMAVEAQETSDVFLPWRESGCDIILGIEQASESAPLRALQIAWKTAAKLAGTSAGSTLKGGVAAGLAVASMHRRGGWSGEAIASSAIVLARQHAQTAEPGTLHLDAAVMDLLRLCGAYLKNCAPLLLPLDAPQDLLWHESNEAFRFYGRKPELENLRDILTASPQSPSPKIHAVGGEAGIGKSRLCAEFTHICREAGHAVRHLRCLPSMAPKPFWDAYSRHACTWKELHKTLANDDHDILVVDDAHWLAEEQKQVLMVPPADSRGVMYLAQRKQTNKETLLVPSLDIGEIEELALNVVSEDAVRDDDRLPKISRSIAALAGGNPRYALEMARNHLTVASLASKNNQSRKYLPLNLLLLVTANLDQAALDRRMLGVVASKPKGLILQDLVHSLNEEEHFVKASVDEAIKKGVLFISEKHRIGFVHPMFHSVIQYLGMEP is encoded by the coding sequence TTGCCACAAAGCAGCCCCCCCATATCCAACCTTTCCCAACGCCAACGTGAAATTTTAGAGCTTATCCGTCTAGGCAAATCCAACAATGAAATTGCCTTTGAACTTGGCATAGGCCTCGGCACCGTGAAACAGCATGTGGTCGCTCTTTTTCGAAAGCTCAAGGTGTCCCGGCGCACCATGGCTCTGTCCCGGGGGCACGAACAGGCTTCATTGCTTTCCCAGGCAATGTCCTTCAGTCCGTCAGAAATCATCCTGCAGCGGAGGCCATGCATTGTGTTGAGCTTAACCATGCAGACCGGATCTCCCGAGTCATTGCGCACGATGAAAACAGCCATGGCGGTCGAGGCTCAGGAAACCAGTGACGTTTTTCTGCCATGGCGCGAGTCCGGATGCGATATAATCCTTGGCATCGAACAGGCCAGCGAGTCCGCGCCTCTGCGTGCATTGCAGATAGCCTGGAAAACAGCTGCAAAGCTAGCCGGTACATCCGCGGGGAGCACTTTGAAAGGCGGGGTCGCCGCAGGTTTGGCCGTGGCAAGCATGCATAGGCGCGGCGGCTGGTCCGGGGAGGCCATTGCCAGCAGCGCCATTGTCCTTGCCCGTCAGCATGCCCAAACTGCTGAACCGGGAACGCTTCATCTCGATGCCGCGGTCATGGACCTGCTCCGCCTCTGCGGAGCATACCTCAAGAACTGCGCTCCTCTGCTACTGCCTTTAGATGCCCCGCAAGACCTGCTATGGCATGAATCCAATGAAGCGTTTCGTTTTTATGGGCGAAAACCTGAACTCGAAAACCTGCGGGACATTTTGACCGCAAGCCCTCAGTCGCCAAGTCCCAAAATACACGCTGTTGGCGGTGAAGCGGGAATCGGCAAATCCCGTCTCTGCGCGGAATTCACGCACATCTGCCGTGAAGCGGGCCACGCTGTCCGCCATTTGCGATGTCTGCCGTCGATGGCTCCCAAGCCGTTCTGGGACGCTTATTCCAGACATGCCTGCACATGGAAGGAGCTTCACAAGACCCTTGCAAACGATGACCATGATATTCTCGTTGTTGATGATGCCCACTGGTTGGCCGAGGAGCAAAAACAGGTGCTCATGGTTCCGCCTGCTGACAGCCGGGGAGTGATGTATCTTGCTCAGAGAAAGCAGACGAATAAGGAAACACTTCTTGTGCCCTCCCTGGACATAGGTGAAATTGAGGAGTTGGCCTTAAACGTGGTTTCTGAAGATGCTGTACGAGATGATGACCGTTTGCCCAAGATTTCTCGAAGCATTGCCGCACTGGCCGGGGGCAATCCCCGTTATGCCCTGGAAATGGCTCGCAACCACCTGACTGTGGCCTCATTGGCTTCAAAGAACAATCAATCAAGAAAATATTTGCCGCTGAACCTGCTTTTGCTTGTTACCGCCAACCTGGACCAGGCTGCCCTTGATCGCCGCATGTTGGGCGTTGTCGCATCAAAACCGAAGGGCCTCATCCTGCAAGATTTGGTTCACTCCTTGAACGAGGAAGAGCACTTTGTTAAGGCCAGCGTGGATGAGGCTATCAAGAAAGGCGTCCTTTTTATCTCTGAAAAGCATCGCATCGGTTTTGTTCATCCGATGTTCCACAGTGTAATCCAGTACCTTGGAATGGAACCATGA
- a CDS encoding efflux transporter outer membrane subunit — MTSTHFLSRSFLLALVLFLVTACAAKRDVYDVPEVPMPTTFLQMPSVDEKLSAPLSETPLEGILPTWWRALGNEELDRLVDIALARNQDLRIASARVAHTQARFGQAVGGQWPTVSIPARVGVEAPKQGMGDNPRGTAVESHNIFEASIRGDWRFDLWGERRALAEAAEYRMWKATFDHDIIQMNLVADVATAYAEYLSLTDRLRIARETERVVEEMLESVERRLNQGDATRLDYEQQRSAVYSVKAVIPELELQREEIQHRLSRIVGLIPADFETTGETLDSLALPAVIPGVPSSLLLRRPDIRSVEADLLAADADIDVARARILPPLDLTAQIGYGSRHFSEWFMPHSLAYNAIASLTATIFDGGVRKGEEKYAKARFEELVELYVRTLYDATREVEDALVTLRRTQQRLDALDVACEASALALEYSQTMYGLQAADYLTLLITERTHHRNLDERLQVRLERHKGLIRLFRALGGGVEVSGPLPGKGQRPEVDLLVAGGTILAEQPSMLDESNVAWDEEDALESVWAVELSGLYDRAAAAAAARDLGLHQPEIMAGRLLYPVESGVERTGEEKPVIWYRLRLAPMESEAEAEAVCEELQRAKRRCEVVKP; from the coding sequence ATGACCAGTACGCATTTCCTGTCCCGTTCTTTTCTTCTGGCCCTTGTCCTGTTCCTTGTCACAGCATGTGCAGCCAAGCGAGATGTCTACGACGTTCCCGAAGTCCCCATGCCGACGACGTTTCTTCAAATGCCGTCCGTGGACGAGAAACTCTCCGCCCCGCTCTCCGAAACTCCCCTGGAAGGCATCCTGCCCACATGGTGGAGGGCTTTGGGCAACGAGGAACTGGACCGGTTAGTGGACATTGCTCTGGCTCGCAACCAGGACCTGCGGATTGCCTCGGCCCGCGTGGCCCATACCCAGGCCCGGTTTGGGCAGGCTGTTGGCGGACAATGGCCAACGGTGAGCATACCTGCCCGGGTCGGCGTGGAAGCTCCGAAGCAAGGTATGGGCGACAACCCTCGTGGGACAGCTGTGGAAAGCCATAATATTTTCGAAGCCAGCATTCGCGGCGACTGGCGCTTTGATCTTTGGGGCGAGAGACGGGCCTTGGCCGAAGCCGCGGAATATCGAATGTGGAAAGCCACTTTTGACCATGACATCATTCAGATGAATCTGGTTGCCGATGTCGCTACGGCCTACGCCGAATATCTTTCCCTGACGGACAGGTTGCGCATCGCCCGAGAAACGGAGCGGGTCGTGGAGGAAATGCTGGAGTCGGTTGAGCGACGCCTGAATCAGGGCGACGCCACCCGGCTGGACTATGAACAACAGCGCTCCGCCGTCTACAGCGTAAAGGCCGTCATTCCGGAACTGGAACTCCAGCGTGAAGAAATCCAGCACAGGTTATCCAGGATTGTCGGACTCATACCGGCGGATTTCGAAACTACCGGCGAAACCCTGGACAGCCTTGCCCTGCCTGCCGTGATTCCCGGAGTTCCTTCCAGCCTTTTGCTCAGGCGTCCTGATATCCGTTCCGTCGAAGCCGACCTCCTGGCTGCGGATGCAGATATTGACGTGGCTCGGGCCAGGATTCTCCCTCCCCTGGATCTCACGGCGCAAATCGGTTACGGGAGCCGCCACTTCTCCGAGTGGTTCATGCCCCACAGCCTGGCTTACAATGCCATAGCAAGCCTCACCGCGACTATTTTCGACGGCGGTGTGCGCAAGGGGGAAGAAAAATACGCCAAAGCCCGCTTCGAGGAGCTGGTCGAGCTCTACGTTCGGACCCTTTATGATGCAACCCGCGAGGTGGAGGACGCCCTGGTCACCCTGCGTCGAACTCAACAGCGTCTGGATGCCCTGGATGTTGCCTGCGAAGCTTCCGCCTTGGCCCTGGAGTACAGCCAAACCATGTATGGATTGCAGGCCGCCGATTACCTGACCTTGTTGATCACGGAACGAACCCACCATCGCAACCTTGACGAGCGCCTCCAGGTTCGCCTGGAGCGGCACAAGGGGTTGATTCGTCTCTTTCGAGCGCTTGGTGGTGGAGTGGAGGTCAGCGGCCCCTTGCCCGGCAAAGGTCAACGTCCGGAGGTCGACTTGCTGGTCGCGGGGGGAACGATTTTGGCTGAACAGCCATCAATGCTTGATGAGTCAAATGTTGCCTGGGATGAGGAGGACGCCCTGGAAAGTGTTTGGGCCGTCGAACTCAGCGGACTTTACGACCGGGCAGCAGCAGCAGCGGCGGCACGCGACCTGGGGCTCCATCAACCGGAGATCATGGCCGGACGCTTGCTCTATCCCGTGGAAAGCGGTGTTGAGCGGACCGGTGAGGAAAAACCCGTCATCTGGTATCGCTTGCGGCTGGCTCCCATGGAAAGCGAGGCAGAGGCCGAAGCCGTGTGTGAAGAACTGCAACGAGCAAAACGACGCTGTGAGGTGGTGAAGCCATGA